The genomic window CCATTCCACCACTTCCAACACTTCATCGTGGTCCAAATTCTGGCGTCCTTCCTTCAGATCCGTTCCCCGATAGATATGGATGACTTCATCCGTAAATCCTGGAGCGGTCCAAATACTGGTGAATAACTCCAACCGACCGGCCTGATAGCCAATTTCTTCCTCCAGCTCGCGTGCGGCACAGATGAGCGGGTCTTCCTGGGGATGTAGTTTGCCCGCGGGGATTTCATAAATAAACCCTCCCGCTGCATGGCGAAATTGCCGAATGAGGATAACGGTACCGTCATCTTTGACCGGAACAACAGCCGAGGCGCCAGGATGGCGAATTACTTCTAAGTCAGTGGACTGCCCATTGGGCAATGTTACCGTTTCGCGGTTGAGAATTAAGACTTTTCCGGCATAGATATGTTCAATCGACAAAGGAGTTCTCGTTTCAGTCAGATTGATGAATACAATGGCGTTTTAAGATTTTGGACGCTTGTAAAACGGAAGTGTGACGATCTTGGCTTGTACCCGTTTTCCACGAATGTCGATTTCAAGCGACATGCCTTCCTTGCACAGCGCAGGGGGCACATATCCTAAGCCAATCCCTTTTTGCAAAATTGGCGAAAAATTTCCACTGGTGACCTTACCCACCAATTGTTCCTTGCTGGAAATAGTCATGTCGTGGCGTGGAATACCGCGTTCCACCATTTCAAAGGCAGCAAGCTGACGAGTGAGACCATCCTTCTGTTGTTTGCGTAACGCGAGGTGTCCTTGAAACTCGCCTTTATCCCAGGCCACTACCCACTCGGCACTTGCTTCCAGCGGGGAGGTGTTCTCATCTATATCGTTGCCATACAGCAAGTAGCCCACGTCTAACCGCAAAAGATCTCGCGCCCCTAGCCCTGCGGGTTTGGCTTCGAATTCCGCTCCCGCCTTCAATAGTCGATCCCACGCGGAGGCCGCTTGCGCCGCAGGCACATACCATTCATATCCAAGCTCTCCGGTATATCCCGTTCGACTCAGCAAACCGGAAAATTCCATGCCCTCCAGCGCCAAACAATTTCGGGGCTTCAGGGTTTCAATTTGTACTCCCATGAGGTTTTGCATGATGGCTTTTGATGCCGGCCCTTGAATGGCAATTTGGGCCAACTCTGCTGATTGATCACGAATGATCGCTCGCGGAAATCTTTCCGACTGCTGCTTCAAGAACCACTGGAGCATCTTTTCCCGATTGGAGGCATTGACGCAAACCAAAAACGAGGCGGACCCGGTTTTATAGACAAATACGTCATCGAGAATGCCACCGGAGGGTTGGCAGGCCATACCATATTGGGCCTGCCCTTTCTGGAGGCGACTGATGTCATTGGTACTGACCCATTGAAGAAAGGCTTCAGCCTGGTCTCCTGATACCTCGATGCGTCCCATGTGACTGACGTCGAAGAAACCAGCCGCTTTCCTGACCGCAAAATACTCCTCAAGGACACCGGTATATTGGATGGGCATGAGCCAGCCGGCGAAATCCACCAGCTTGGCATTGAGCGCACGATGGGCGTGAACGAGCGGGGTTTCGTTCATCAACGCAGATCGAGCAGTTCGACTTCAAAGATGAGAGTGGCATTGGGGGGAACAGCTGCTCCGGCACCTCGAGAACCGTATCCCAATTGCGGCGGAATTACCAATTTGCGGATACCGCCGATTTTCATCCCTTCGACGCCCTCGTCCCAACCCTTAATCACCCGGCCCGCCCCTAATCGAAAGGAAAATGGTGAATTACGATCTTTAGAACTATCGAATTTTTTTCCGTCGGTGAGTGTCCCCGTGTAATGGACAATGGCGGTTTCTCCGGCATGGGCTTCACGCCCGGAACCAATGACGAGATCGACATATTGTAATCCAGAAGGCGTGGTCACCATCGCTTCTTCCGCCGCCTTACCAGCCAGAGGATTCAATACAAATATAATAAGAAGGATGATCCAAGACCCTATAATGAATACGGGTAATCGAAGACCTGATTGTAATGGTATACCGTTTTTCATGAACCTCTCTCTTTGCTAATGTGAAACGTATCCGATGCCATGCCCGTTTTTGATGGGCGAGACACTTCGTCGTAAAACAGGGCCATACTGGCCGTATAACCATGCAAAAAATTCTTCCCGCTCACGGGGCCAATTTCTCCACCTGCAAAGAACCCCGCTATTGGCATGGTTCCCATTTGTTGTTGCAGAGTGGACACATCATGGTGAGGAGTTTCGAAAAATCGCCGCCCGCGCCCATTACAACTAAATAGCAACGCGCCTTTAGGCAGGCTGTCCGGATGGGTCATTCGCTCCTTCGATAAAAGTAAATGGAAGTCTTCACTCGCGGCATGAGCATCCCGCACATGGAACTGAATCGTTTGGCCCTCCTGGACAAAGTCCGCGATGGCGAGACTCCCAGATTCCCGATCGGCTCCTAACAGGCCACGGATCAAAAAGTCCCCTTGGCCGAATTCGGGGCGATGTTCGTCCATGGCAATACCCACTTGCAGTCCGTGCGCCACTTGTTGTTGTTCGTGTTCATCCAACGCTTTCAAGGTGGTTTCCAACCGCTCCAACGGCGGAATTCCCCCAAGCTCCTGAATGATATTTCGATCGACCTTGGTCACAACATACCGTTCACCAATAGGTTGGCACCCTTGAGACACCACCGTCCGGATTTCCAATCCACCCTGAACGGCCACACCTACAACCCCGGACCCGATAATGTCGCGATTCAAGACCAGGCGGCTTTCCCCAACATCCATGCCTCCACTGGCAATTCCTCCAATAGCGGACGAGCCGGGAGCATGCTCCTCCAACTGAAACAATAATTCATCTATGGGGGTAGAAAACGGATCGGCAAAGAGGAAAAACGTGTAAGGATGGGTAATGTCTTCCAATGCCACCGGCCAGCCATCTAGTGACGCTTCCTCACCCTCTGTATCTGGCGTTAACTTGAAGGGCACCACTCGCAGATTAGTGGTTCTCAAGCCCCAGAGCACCAGACCAGGATGTTCTTCAATTTCCTGATCGCCTCCAATTACCCCTTGTCCCATACACCCCACCAGTACCTGAGGACGAAGGTTCTCGTGGATAATGTCGACCATGCGTTGAATATCCGAGGAATAATGGGGAGAAAAAAAGACAAATGCGAGATGACAC from Nitrospiraceae bacterium includes these protein-coding regions:
- a CDS encoding NUDIX hydrolase, with protein sequence MVFINLTETRTPLSIEHIYAGKVLILNRETVTLPNGQSTDLEVIRHPGASAVVPVKDDGTVILIRQFRHAAGGFIYEIPAGKLHPQEDPLICAARELEEEIGYQAGRLELFTSIWTAPGFTDEVIHIYRGTDLKEGRQNLDHDEVLEVVEWPLEKALAAIQDGTIRDAKTIIGLQLVFLASHSSSA
- the gcvT gene encoding glycine cleavage system aminomethyltransferase GcvT, producing MNETPLVHAHRALNAKLVDFAGWLMPIQYTGVLEEYFAVRKAAGFFDVSHMGRIEVSGDQAEAFLQWVSTNDISRLQKGQAQYGMACQPSGGILDDVFVYKTGSASFLVCVNASNREKMLQWFLKQQSERFPRAIIRDQSAELAQIAIQGPASKAIMQNLMGVQIETLKPRNCLALEGMEFSGLLSRTGYTGELGYEWYVPAAQAASAWDRLLKAGAEFEAKPAGLGARDLLRLDVGYLLYGNDIDENTSPLEASAEWVVAWDKGEFQGHLALRKQQKDGLTRQLAAFEMVERGIPRHDMTISSKEQLVGKVTSGNFSPILQKGIGLGYVPPALCKEGMSLEIDIRGKRVQAKIVTLPFYKRPKS
- a CDS encoding FKBP-type peptidyl-prolyl cis-trans isomerase; the encoded protein is MVTTPSGLQYVDLVIGSGREAHAGETAIVHYTGTLTDGKKFDSSKDRNSPFSFRLGAGRVIKGWDEGVEGMKIGGIRKLVIPPQLGYGSRGAGAAVPPNATLIFEVELLDLR
- a CDS encoding FIST C-terminal domain-containing protein; protein product: MMQCHVALSQEAHPEAAAQAVAVSVYEALGQAECHLAFVFFSPHYSSDIQRMVDIIHENLRPQVLVGCMGQGVIGGDQEIEEHPGLVLWGLRTTNLRVVPFKLTPDTEGEEASLDGWPVALEDITHPYTFFLFADPFSTPIDELLFQLEEHAPGSSAIGGIASGGMDVGESRLVLNRDIIGSGVVGVAVQGGLEIRTVVSQGCQPIGERYVVTKVDRNIIQELGGIPPLERLETTLKALDEHEQQQVAHGLQVGIAMDEHRPEFGQGDFLIRGLLGADRESGSLAIADFVQEGQTIQFHVRDAHAASEDFHLLLSKERMTHPDSLPKGALLFSCNGRGRRFFETPHHDVSTLQQQMGTMPIAGFFAGGEIGPVSGKNFLHGYTASMALFYDEVSRPSKTGMASDTFHISKERGS